The genomic window GAGATATTGCGGAACTGTTTCTTCAACAGCTCAAAATGCTCCATTGTTGCGGTACCGGCTTCAAACTGCTCAAGCAGCCAGGCAACATACGGCAGGCCGTCACGACAGGGGGTACACCAGCCGCAACTCTCCCGGGCGAAGAACCGGATCAGATTCAGGGTCACGGCGACCATGCAGGTCTCTTCGTCAAAAACCGTGACACCGGCCGTGCCAAGACGACTGCCGGCCTTGCCGATCGCCTCGAAATCGAGCGGCACGGCAAAATGTTCGGCCGTCAGGTATGGAGTCGAAGCGCCGCCCGGCAAACAGGCCTTGAATTTTTTGCCGCCACGGACGCCGCCACCTATATCATTAACCACCTCGCCGAGGGTAATGCCGAGCGGCAGCTCGAAACATTCCGTCCTTTCAAGGTGTCCAGAGAGACCGAACAGCTTGGTTCCGGCGCCCTCCGGGGTCAGCGCCAATGACTTGAACCAGTCGTCGCCGCCGGTCACGATATGCTGAATGTTGGCCAGGGTTTCAACATTGTTGACCGTCGTCGGTTTATCAAACAGCCCCCGCACCGCCGGAAACGGCGGCTTGAGCCGCGGATTCGGACGCCGCCCTTCGAGGCCGCTGAGCAGGGCCGTCTCCTCCCCGCAGATGTAACGACCGGCCGAACGGTGAACATGAATTGCGCAATCGAAACCGCTGCCGAGAATATTCTTGCCCAAAAAGCCCGCCTGTTGAGCTTCCGCGACCGCCCGCTCCAGATTGACGGCACAATCTTCATAGGCGTAACGGATGAAAATATAGGCTTCCGGGGTCTGCAGTGCGTAGGCGGCAATAATAACGCCTTCGATCAGCTGATGCGGGTCACTGCGCAGGAGCACGCCATCCTTATAGGTTCCGGGCTCCATTTCATCACAGTTGCAGACCAGGTATTTCGGTCCCGGCTTGTCGCTCGGGAAGAAGCTCCATTTCATCCCGGTCGGGAAACCGGCGCCGCCGCGGCCGCGGAGATTCGATTTCTTGACCAGATCGGTCACCTCGGTCGGGGTCATCTCCCTGAAGGCCTTTTGCAGGCCTTCGTAACCACCGGTCTTGCGATAACCGTCGATAAAAACGGTCTCGCCGGGAATGTAGTTTTTAAAAAGAACCTGCGGGTAGGCACTCATCGGCTCTCCTCCCGCTCGGCCGCCAGAACCTCTTCAACCGATGCCGGTGTCAGGTTGCCATAGGTCTTGAGGCCAATCATAATTGCCGGGGCCTCACCGCAGGCACCGAGGCAGCAGCTCGGCAGCAGGGTGAATATGCCGTCATCCGTCGTACCGCCGAATTTCACCCCGAGTTTCTGCTGAAGCGCGGCGGCCAGTTCTTCACCGCCGCGGCTCCAGCAACAGATCGAATCACAGATATGAATTACTTTTTTACCGACCGGCTGCCGGAAGATCTTGTCGTAAAAGGTCGCGACCTCCTCGACTTCGACCGGCGGCACACCGATAATTTCAGCGACCAGTTCGACCCCCTCGTCCGGAACCCAGCAATGATTCTCCTGGACGGCGCGCAACAGGTCGATCACCAGCTCCTTCGGATGCTCGAGCTCCGAAGCCTTCCGGCGAAACTGTTCGATCTGTTCGGTTGTCAGTAAGTCAGACATCAAATTCTAAAACCTTTTGTGTCATCAAGGCACCAAGAACACTAATAAAATCAAAATTCATATTAACGCAAAGGCGCAAAGACGCCAGGGAATGAATGATTTCAAAAAAATTTGGAGAAGAGCCCGGAAATTGATTTTAGTTTCATTCAAACCCGGATCCCTTAACTTTGCGACTTCGCACCTTAGCGTTAAAAAATGTTTTTCGGTTTTGCCTTCCTTGGTGCCCTTTGTGCCTTCGTGGCAAACTCTTTAATTTTCATCGATCCAGATCAGCCAGAATAAAGTCGATCGAGCCGAGAATAACGATCAG from Desulfuromonas sp. includes these protein-coding regions:
- a CDS encoding NADH-quinone oxidoreductase subunit F (part of NADH-ubiquinone oxidoreductase complex I; shuttles electrons from NADH, via FMN and iron-sulfur (Fe-S) centers, to quinones in the respiratory chain; NuoF is part of the soluble NADH dehydrogenase fragment, which represents the electron input part of NADH dehydrogenase) gives rise to the protein MSAYPQVLFKNYIPGETVFIDGYRKTGGYEGLQKAFREMTPTEVTDLVKKSNLRGRGGAGFPTGMKWSFFPSDKPGPKYLVCNCDEMEPGTYKDGVLLRSDPHQLIEGVIIAAYALQTPEAYIFIRYAYEDCAVNLERAVAEAQQAGFLGKNILGSGFDCAIHVHRSAGRYICGEETALLSGLEGRRPNPRLKPPFPAVRGLFDKPTTVNNVETLANIQHIVTGGDDWFKSLALTPEGAGTKLFGLSGHLERTECFELPLGITLGEVVNDIGGGVRGGKKFKACLPGGASTPYLTAEHFAVPLDFEAIGKAGSRLGTAGVTVFDEETCMVAVTLNLIRFFARESCGWCTPCRDGLPYVAWLLEQFEAGTATMEHFELLKKQFRNIS
- a CDS encoding NADH-quinone oxidoreductase subunit NuoE: MSDLLTTEQIEQFRRKASELEHPKELVIDLLRAVQENHCWVPDEGVELVAEIIGVPPVEVEEVATFYDKIFRQPVGKKVIHICDSICCWSRGGEELAAALQQKLGVKFGGTTDDGIFTLLPSCCLGACGEAPAIMIGLKTYGNLTPASVEEVLAAEREESR